Proteins encoded within one genomic window of Armatimonadota bacterium:
- a CDS encoding class I SAM-dependent methyltransferase: MSPVPFWERPEVVERFASRPPDDRMVRLLSPLPRTTRILDLGCAAGRNTEWMAREGFDVYACDGSEAMVAYTRNRLRPYLPEEELARRVIRCRMDDLSAFPDAFFDVVVALGIYQQAEHAEEWHRAVAETARVLRSGGHLLVQHFAVGSQPWAGPLREVEPWVFEAEAPEGERRRFVLLDETTLNAWMDQHGLSPEGPARLTTRPTEEGGFWHNLHAHYRKRDIGTLSGF; the protein is encoded by the coding sequence ATGAGCCCGGTGCCTTTCTGGGAACGGCCTGAGGTGGTGGAGCGGTTCGCCTCCCGCCCGCCGGACGACCGCATGGTGCGTCTCCTCTCCCCCCTCCCCCGCACCACCCGGATCCTGGACCTGGGATGCGCCGCGGGCCGCAACACGGAGTGGATGGCGCGGGAGGGATTTGACGTGTACGCGTGTGATGGTTCCGAGGCCATGGTGGCCTACACCCGGAACCGGCTGCGGCCCTACCTGCCGGAAGAGGAGCTCGCCCGACGGGTGATCCGCTGCCGCATGGACGACCTCTCCGCCTTTCCCGATGCCTTCTTCGACGTGGTGGTGGCCCTGGGCATCTACCAGCAGGCGGAGCACGCGGAGGAGTGGCACCGGGCCGTGGCGGAGACCGCCCGGGTCCTCCGCTCGGGCGGCCACCTCCTCGTCCAGCATTTCGCGGTGGGATCCCAACCCTGGGCAGGACCTCTGCGGGAGGTAGAGCCCTGGGTGTTCGAGGCGGAGGCGCCAGAGGGCGAGAGGCGACGGTTCGTGCTCCTGGATGAGACCACCCTCAACGCCTGGATGGACCAACACGGGCTCTCCCCCGAAGGCCCCGCCCGACTCACCACCCGGCCGACCGAGGAAGGAGGGTTCTGGCACAACCTCCACGCCCACTACCGGAAGCGTGACATAGGCACGTTAAGCGGATTTTAA